From the Cydia pomonella isolate Wapato2018A chromosome 11, ilCydPomo1, whole genome shotgun sequence genome, one window contains:
- the LOC133522857 gene encoding uncharacterized protein LOC133522857, which translates to MFALLFTVCSVFLIGDASFVGSLTKCSMSDSECHKKLYQSVISDVGKIGVKELGIPPVDPLELKNVSISILGLLDISLEDGIVKGVKDCLLNNVTTDIPNGHLYMDMTCDITVKGHYKAFSSSPLIKTLLGGEFIRADGLGKVKVEKLHMNFDFTIYAHKDDDGEIYLTSIYNQTKYDFEILGNLVFAGNNIFMGKQDISVLAVSLLNQIGKSMAPYFGRAFMEKSLEFVYAYCGKFFEVVPARYYIKEDLTPFIKQ; encoded by the exons atgtttgcattattatttacggTGTGTTCGGTGTTTTTGATTGGCGACGCCTCATTTg TGGGCTCGCTAACTAAATGCAGTATGAGCGACAGTGAGTGCCATAAAAAACTGTACCAATCGGTTATATCAGATGTTGGCAAAATCGGTGTGAAAGAGTTGGGGATTCCCCCTGTAGACCCTTTGGAGCTGAAGAATGTGTCCATTTCCATCCTAGGGCTGCTTGATATCAGTTTGGAAGATGGTATAGTTAAAGGAGTAAAAGACTGCTTGCTCAATAACGTGAC GACCGATATTCCCAACGGACACCTATACATGGATATGACATGCGACATCACGGTAAAAGGACATTACAAAGCTTTTTCCTCTAGCCCCTTAATTAAGACATTATTGGGAGGAGAATTTATCCGCGCTGATGGATTAGGAAAAGTCAAAGTAG aaaaactcCACATGAATTTTGACTTCACAATCTATGCCCACAAGGATGACGATGGGGAAATATATTTGACATCGATTTACAATCAAACGAAGTATGATTTTGAAATATTAGGGAACCTCGTATTCGCTGGAAACAACATATTTATGGGAAAACAAGATAtta gTGTCCTAGCCGTCAGTCTACTTAATCAGATCGGTAAAAGTATGGCACCATACTTTGGACGAGCCTTTATGGAAAAATCTCTAGAATTTGTGTACGCTTACTGTGGAAAATTTTTCGAAGTTGTACCAGCCAGATATTACATTAAAGAAGATCTTACTCCGTTCATAAAACAATAA